Proteins encoded by one window of Pseudonocardia sp. HH130629-09:
- the pknB gene encoding Stk1 family PASTA domain-containing Ser/Thr kinase: MTTPRLLSERYELGDPLGYGGMSEVHRGLDTRLGRDVAVKVLRADLARDPQFQLRFRREAQNSASLNHPAIVAVYDTGEVESEFGTLPYIVMEFVDGQTLREIVKTSGPMTQQRVVEVMADVCAALDFSHRHNIIHRDVKPANVMINGVGAVKVMDFGIARALGEGQNVTQTAAVIGTAQYLSPEQARGEAVDARSDVYAAGCVLFELLTGEPPFTGDTPVAVAYQHVREDPRAPSELNPSVPPALDAVVLKALSKNPANRYQSAAEMRADLIRVRNGEPVHAPLVMSEHERTHMMAHDGATQAMATRRLDAGGPATGRHTMPPHHPDYGDDERRGGGRKALLWVVALAVIGLLGFVGFQLFSSSGPDQVAVPDVLGQSPDQARQTITQAGLLFSQQDQPSDVAQVGKVVRTDPGGGNQVPENSRVTVYVGSGPAQVTVPSVEGLSPDEAEATLRAAGLQVGGRTERDTSDSSQVGKVIASDPGPGQQVSGNTAVSLVVGRRQQTVAVPDVAGQSADAARTTLQNAGFQSISTTEVDGSSSAGQAVGTNPSAGTRVAPDQTITIQISRGNQNQVPNVVGQRVDSAISTLQDAGLSPSIRQVDVSDSSQNGVVLQQSPSGGSEASSGQTVTLTVGRYSGGSSSDGDNSGNSGFPFN, from the coding sequence ATGACGACACCACGACTGCTCTCCGAGCGCTACGAGCTGGGCGACCCGCTCGGCTACGGCGGCATGTCCGAGGTCCACCGCGGCCTCGACACCCGGCTCGGCCGGGACGTGGCGGTCAAGGTCCTGCGGGCCGACCTGGCCCGCGACCCCCAGTTCCAGCTCCGCTTCCGCCGTGAGGCGCAGAACTCGGCGTCGCTGAACCACCCGGCGATCGTCGCGGTGTACGACACCGGCGAGGTCGAGTCCGAGTTCGGGACGCTGCCCTACATCGTCATGGAGTTCGTCGACGGGCAGACGCTGCGCGAGATCGTCAAGACGTCCGGCCCGATGACCCAGCAGCGGGTCGTCGAGGTGATGGCCGACGTCTGCGCCGCGCTCGACTTCTCGCACCGGCACAACATCATCCACCGCGACGTGAAGCCCGCGAACGTGATGATCAACGGCGTCGGCGCGGTCAAGGTCATGGACTTCGGCATCGCCCGTGCACTGGGCGAGGGCCAGAACGTCACCCAGACCGCGGCCGTCATCGGCACGGCGCAGTACCTGTCCCCCGAGCAGGCCCGCGGTGAGGCCGTGGACGCCCGATCGGACGTCTACGCCGCCGGCTGCGTGCTGTTCGAGCTCCTGACCGGCGAGCCGCCGTTCACCGGGGACACCCCGGTCGCGGTGGCCTACCAGCACGTGCGGGAGGACCCCCGGGCACCGTCCGAGCTGAACCCGTCGGTGCCCCCGGCACTTGACGCGGTGGTGCTCAAGGCGCTCAGCAAGAACCCGGCCAACCGCTACCAGTCGGCCGCCGAGATGCGGGCGGACCTGATCCGCGTGCGCAACGGCGAGCCGGTGCACGCGCCGCTGGTCATGAGCGAGCACGAGCGCACGCACATGATGGCCCACGACGGCGCGACCCAGGCCATGGCGACGCGCCGGCTCGACGCGGGCGGCCCGGCCACCGGCCGGCACACGATGCCGCCGCACCACCCCGACTACGGCGACGACGAGCGTCGCGGAGGGGGCCGCAAGGCACTCCTGTGGGTCGTCGCACTCGCGGTGATCGGGCTGCTCGGCTTCGTCGGCTTCCAGCTGTTCTCCTCCTCGGGCCCGGACCAGGTCGCGGTGCCCGACGTACTCGGCCAGTCCCCGGACCAGGCCCGGCAGACCATCACCCAGGCCGGGCTGCTGTTCTCCCAGCAGGACCAGCCGTCGGACGTCGCACAGGTCGGCAAGGTCGTCCGGACCGACCCCGGCGGCGGCAACCAGGTCCCCGAGAACAGCCGGGTGACGGTCTACGTCGGCAGCGGGCCCGCGCAGGTCACCGTGCCGAGCGTCGAGGGCCTGTCCCCGGACGAGGCCGAGGCCACGCTCCGGGCGGCCGGTCTACAGGTCGGCGGCCGTACCGAGCGTGACACCAGTGACTCCAGCCAGGTCGGGAAGGTGATCGCCTCCGACCCGGGGCCGGGCCAGCAGGTCTCGGGCAACACCGCGGTGTCGCTGGTGGTGGGTCGCAGGCAGCAGACCGTCGCCGTGCCCGACGTCGCGGGCCAGTCGGCCGACGCCGCCCGGACGACACTGCAGAACGCCGGTTTCCAGTCGATCTCCACGACCGAGGTCGACGGCAGCAGTTCGGCCGGCCAGGCGGTCGGCACGAACCCCTCGGCCGGGACCCGGGTCGCACCCGACCAGACCATCACCATCCAGATCAGCCGCGGGAACCAGAACCAGGTGCCCAACGTCGTCGGCCAGCGTGTCGACAGCGCGATCAGCACGCTGCAGGATGCGGGGCTGAGCCCGTCGATCCGTCAGGTCGACGTCTCGGACTCCTCCCAGAACGGCGTCGTGCTGCAGCAGAGCCCGTCCGGCGGGTCCGAGGCCTCCAGCGGCCAGACCGTTACCCTCACCGTGGGCCGCTACTCCGGTGGCAGCAGCAGCGACGGGGACAACAGCGGCAACAGCGGGTTCCCGTTCAACTGA
- a CDS encoding serine/threonine-protein kinase, with amino-acid sequence MSALSAGQLISERYQLDRRIAVGGMGEVWEASDTRLGRSVAVKVLKAELSDDPEFLHRFRIEARTVASLDHAGIAAVHDYGEDDSPTGGGRTAYLVMELVRGEPLSSRIGRGPIPADEALDILEQAGRALFAAHERGFVHRDVKPGNILLRTDGVVKLTDFGIAKAADAVPVTRSGMVMGTAHYIAPEQASGEEAGPSGDVYSLGIVGYECLAGVRPFRAESAVAVAMMQVRDDPPPLPDEIPERVRELISSVLVKDPEQRYTDGAEFADAVAAVRRGHRPPPPGIPAPGGYAPDFRGDDGSGSRHSLQESGPGTGDGPSAGGPDTADRGPRTGDPGPDGARRSGPDQGVSRPVTGPYPGAGPGGPQGPRTPGGTPAGSGPVPVPPARRPTAPHCVRRTPGRAPAVRPPAVVRASRPPGPGSRGSSARRRRVRRCAATPPPTGCPSCTRPAPSIWARNGPAGRRRGWPCCSWS; translated from the coding sequence GTGAGCGCCCTGTCGGCCGGGCAGCTGATCTCCGAGCGCTACCAGCTGGACCGGCGGATCGCGGTCGGCGGAATGGGCGAGGTCTGGGAGGCCTCCGACACCCGGCTCGGGCGCAGCGTCGCGGTGAAGGTCCTCAAGGCCGAGCTCTCCGACGACCCCGAGTTCCTGCACCGGTTCCGCATCGAGGCCCGTACCGTCGCCTCGCTGGACCACGCCGGGATCGCCGCCGTGCACGACTACGGCGAGGACGACAGCCCCACCGGCGGCGGGCGCACCGCCTACCTGGTGATGGAGCTCGTCCGGGGCGAGCCGCTGTCGTCGCGGATCGGGCGCGGGCCCATCCCCGCAGACGAGGCGCTCGACATCCTCGAGCAGGCGGGCCGGGCGCTGTTCGCCGCGCACGAGCGCGGGTTCGTCCACCGCGACGTCAAGCCCGGCAACATCCTGCTGCGCACCGACGGCGTCGTGAAGCTGACCGACTTCGGCATCGCCAAGGCCGCCGACGCCGTCCCGGTGACCCGCTCCGGGATGGTGATGGGCACCGCCCACTACATCGCACCGGAGCAGGCCTCCGGCGAGGAGGCCGGTCCGTCCGGCGACGTGTACTCCCTGGGCATCGTCGGCTACGAGTGCCTGGCCGGAGTCCGGCCGTTCCGCGCCGAGAGCGCCGTCGCGGTGGCGATGATGCAGGTCCGCGACGACCCGCCGCCGCTCCCGGACGAGATCCCCGAGCGGGTCCGCGAGCTGATCTCCTCGGTGCTGGTCAAGGACCCCGAGCAGCGCTACACCGACGGCGCCGAGTTCGCCGACGCCGTCGCCGCGGTCCGGCGTGGGCACCGGCCGCCGCCGCCCGGCATCCCCGCCCCCGGCGGGTACGCGCCCGACTTCCGCGGCGACGACGGCAGCGGCTCGCGACACTCCCTGCAGGAGAGCGGACCGGGGACCGGCGACGGCCCGTCCGCCGGCGGTCCCGACACCGCCGACCGCGGCCCGCGCACCGGCGACCCCGGCCCCGACGGCGCCCGCCGCAGCGGGCCGGACCAGGGCGTGTCCCGCCCGGTCACCGGTCCCTACCCCGGCGCCGGGCCTGGCGGGCCGCAGGGACCGCGTACCCCGGGCGGGACGCCGGCAGGGTCCGGGCCGGTCCCGGTGCCCCCGGCTCGCCGCCCTACGGCGCCCCACTGCGTCCGCCGCACACCGGGCCGCGCGCCGGCGGTCCGGCCGCCGGCGGTCGTCCGGGCGAGCCGCCCACCGGGCCCGGGTTCCCGGGGCAGCAGCGCTCGGCGCCGACGCGTCCGCCGGTGCGCCGCAACGCCTCCGCCGACCGGATGCCCGAGCTGCACCCGTCCGGCCCCCTCGATCTGGGCCCGCAACGGTCCGGCCGGGCGAAGGCGTGGCTGGCCGTGCTGTTCGTGGTCCTGA